Proteins encoded together in one Fimbriiglobus ruber window:
- a CDS encoding IS5 family transposase, with translation MDATVRKPYPTDLTDLQWEIIQVVLPAARPGGRPRSVDLREVMNAILYVNRSGCQWSMLPHDFPAKSTVYEYFSQWRDDGTWQELLDVLREGYREVHAPSHERTPSAASIDSQSVKGTEHAGGNGYDAGKKIQGRKRSIVVDTLGLLMVVAVTAGHVDDAAAAPTVLESLDREAYPRLKVVWADGKYHNHTLNGWKDGHPELGWELVIVRRPDGVKGFTLLPKRWVVERTFGWLGRARRLSRNYERLNSSSESMIRVRSIQLILNRMDPQERYPPFKYRVASK, from the coding sequence ATGGACGCGACCGTTCGCAAACCGTACCCGACGGATTTGACCGACCTCCAATGGGAGATCATTCAAGTCGTCTTGCCCGCCGCCCGGCCGGGGGGGCGGCCCCGGTCGGTGGACCTCCGGGAGGTGATGAACGCGATCCTGTACGTGAACCGATCGGGGTGTCAGTGGTCGATGCTCCCGCACGACTTCCCGGCCAAGAGTACGGTGTACGAGTACTTCTCCCAGTGGCGGGACGACGGTACCTGGCAAGAACTCCTGGATGTCCTCCGGGAGGGGTATCGGGAAGTCCACGCCCCGAGCCACGAGCGGACCCCGAGCGCCGCGAGCATCGACAGCCAGTCGGTCAAGGGGACCGAACACGCGGGCGGGAACGGGTATGACGCGGGCAAGAAAATCCAGGGCCGGAAGCGGTCGATCGTGGTCGATACGCTGGGCCTGTTGATGGTCGTGGCGGTGACCGCCGGGCACGTCGACGACGCGGCCGCGGCCCCGACCGTACTCGAATCGTTGGACCGGGAGGCGTACCCGCGGTTGAAGGTCGTGTGGGCCGACGGGAAGTATCACAACCATACCCTGAACGGGTGGAAGGACGGCCACCCGGAACTCGGATGGGAACTCGTCATCGTCCGCCGACCGGACGGGGTGAAGGGGTTCACCCTGTTACCCAAGCGGTGGGTCGTCGAGCGGACGTTCGGGTGGCTCGGGCGGGCCCGGCGGTTGAGTCGTAATTATGAGCGACTGAATAGTTCCAGCGAATCCATGATCCGTGTGCGGTCAATCCAGCTGATCCTCAATCGCATGGATCCACAAGAGCGTTATCCCCCGTTTAAATATAGAGTTGCATCAAAATAG
- a CDS encoding Gfo/Idh/MocA family protein, whose product MTRLRTAVIGVGHLGQHHARILSEFPDVELVGVVDANSDQAMTIAQRCRTRAFDRHEPLLDLVDAVSVVTPTSFHHHVAAEFLRNGIPVLVEKPMCKTVAEADELISLAREANVPLQVGHIERFNPAFEELAKRPIRPAFIEAERHGPYTGRSTDIGAVLDLMIHDLDLILSLVPGPVKDVSAVGAAVFGGHEDMVNARLVFESGCVAHVTASRISARPKRRLRIWASEGYAGIDFVSRKITLVQVNDEVRRHGLRVEKMDPTQRAKLKDEMFGRHLDVLNIDGDRKGDQLTNELRHFVDCVRANRTPRVTGEDGRDALALAHRVLDAVRSHAWDGNEDGPSVGPNRMPKPAGKLFELPKSQSEAA is encoded by the coding sequence ATGACCCGGTTGCGGACGGCAGTCATCGGGGTCGGGCACCTGGGGCAACACCACGCCCGCATCCTGTCCGAATTTCCGGACGTCGAACTCGTCGGGGTCGTGGACGCGAACAGCGACCAGGCCATGACGATCGCCCAGCGCTGTCGGACCCGGGCGTTCGACCGGCACGAGCCGCTACTCGACCTCGTCGACGCGGTGTCCGTCGTCACCCCCACCAGTTTCCACCACCACGTCGCGGCCGAGTTCCTGCGGAACGGCATCCCGGTCCTCGTCGAAAAGCCGATGTGCAAGACGGTGGCCGAAGCGGACGAGCTGATCAGTCTCGCCCGTGAGGCAAACGTCCCCCTCCAGGTCGGCCACATCGAGCGGTTCAACCCGGCGTTCGAAGAGTTAGCCAAGCGACCGATCCGCCCCGCGTTCATCGAGGCCGAACGGCACGGCCCGTACACCGGCCGGAGTACGGACATCGGTGCCGTCCTCGACCTGATGATCCACGACCTCGACCTGATCCTGTCGCTCGTTCCCGGGCCGGTGAAGGACGTTTCCGCCGTCGGCGCGGCCGTCTTCGGCGGCCACGAGGACATGGTGAACGCCCGGCTGGTGTTCGAGTCCGGCTGTGTCGCCCACGTGACCGCGAGCCGGATCAGTGCCCGGCCCAAGCGGCGGCTCCGCATCTGGGCGTCCGAGGGGTATGCCGGGATCGACTTCGTGAGCCGCAAGATCACGCTCGTCCAGGTGAACGACGAAGTACGCCGACACGGTCTCCGCGTCGAGAAGATGGACCCGACCCAGCGGGCGAAGTTGAAGGACGAGATGTTCGGCCGCCATTTGGATGTGTTGAACATTGACGGCGACCGCAAGGGCGACCAACTCACCAACGAACTCCGCCACTTCGTCGACTGCGTCCGCGCGAACCGCACCCCGCGCGTGACCGGCGAAGACGGCCGCGACGCGCTGGCCCTTGCCCACCGGGTGCTGGACGCCGTCCGCAGCCACGCGTGGGACGGCAACGAGGACGGCCCCTCGGTCGGCCCGAACCGGATGCCCAAGCCGGCCGGCAAGTTGTTCGAGCTGCCGAAGAGCCAGAGCGAGGCGGCGTAG
- a CDS encoding UDP-3-O-acyl-N-acetylglucosamine deacetylase — MRRIGYRHQRTLANSSEVRGVGFVAGARVRLRFRPAPPDTGIVFVRTDLLSRPTTLARVDRVTGTNRRTTLGSPDTGVTLVEHVLAALSGLRIDNCVIELDTAEPPGLDGSSFGFLEALNGAGTVLQPARRAVWAVSEPLVVSHGGATIALHPVDPVDGPVLRASYLLDYGPRADIPRQAYTTVVTPDTFARELAGCRTFVLEKEADALRAQGVGNHLTMSELLVFGPKGPIDNTLRYADEPARHKVLDLIGDLALCGFDLVGHVVAYRSGHALNVSLAHALVARARGVSGEVTAGLPRPQPVPAVSRRLAA, encoded by the coding sequence GTGCGACGGATCGGGTACAGGCACCAGCGAACCCTGGCGAACTCGTCCGAGGTCCGCGGCGTCGGCTTCGTAGCCGGTGCCCGGGTCCGCCTCCGGTTCCGCCCCGCGCCGCCGGACACCGGCATCGTGTTCGTTCGCACCGACCTGTTGAGTCGGCCGACCACCTTGGCCCGCGTCGATCGCGTGACCGGCACGAACCGCCGGACCACGCTCGGATCGCCGGACACGGGTGTCACGCTGGTCGAACACGTCCTCGCCGCCCTATCCGGTCTCCGCATCGACAATTGCGTGATCGAACTCGACACGGCCGAGCCGCCGGGACTCGACGGCTCGTCCTTCGGATTCCTCGAAGCCCTGAACGGCGCCGGCACGGTTCTCCAGCCCGCCCGCCGCGCCGTCTGGGCGGTCTCGGAGCCGCTCGTCGTGAGCCACGGCGGGGCGACGATCGCCCTCCACCCGGTCGACCCGGTGGACGGCCCGGTCCTCCGGGCCAGTTACCTCCTCGACTACGGCCCGCGGGCGGACATCCCGCGTCAGGCGTACACGACCGTCGTCACCCCGGACACGTTCGCCCGCGAACTCGCCGGCTGTCGAACGTTCGTCCTCGAAAAAGAAGCCGACGCACTGCGGGCTCAGGGGGTCGGTAACCACCTGACCATGAGTGAGCTCCTGGTGTTCGGTCCGAAGGGACCGATTGACAACACGTTGCGGTACGCCGACGAGCCGGCCCGACACAAGGTGCTGGACCTGATCGGGGATCTCGCCCTGTGCGGGTTCGATCTGGTCGGGCATGTGGTCGCGTACCGGTCCGGGCACGCGCTGAACGTGTCCCTGGCCCACGCCCTGGTCGCGCGAGCCAGAGGCGTGAGTGGCGAAGTCACGGCCGGCTTACCCCGGCCCCAACCAGTTCCGGCGGTGTCCCGCCGGCTGGCCGCTTGA
- a CDS encoding OmpH family outer membrane protein, whose translation MKRAFVYLSAVVGMGGVFGLAGPVRAQAPAPGGAPPAGVPTPAPVSTGRVAVFNVAKVMRDYHKWQYFAATMNKRKTEIAGDLGKLRSEIADYQDKLQREQIPSKKEEYQKVLVEKQRLFEDKERNARKTLDDESSKYLRDLFVEIQQCVRAIVEANGYDLVMAYPDAITEEEKASPLYYDLKMRPPAAMPFHVSRSADMTDVLVATLNKNFPPPGPIPTIAPPVTATGGTAPAPALGAPGQPGPMR comes from the coding sequence GTGAAGCGTGCGTTCGTGTACCTGTCGGCAGTCGTCGGCATGGGTGGGGTGTTCGGCCTCGCCGGTCCGGTCCGGGCTCAAGCCCCGGCGCCGGGTGGCGCTCCCCCCGCCGGGGTTCCGACCCCGGCCCCGGTATCGACCGGGCGGGTCGCGGTGTTCAACGTCGCCAAGGTCATGCGCGACTACCACAAGTGGCAGTACTTCGCGGCCACGATGAACAAGCGGAAGACCGAGATCGCTGGCGACCTCGGCAAACTGCGGAGCGAGATCGCCGACTACCAGGACAAGTTGCAACGGGAGCAGATCCCGTCCAAGAAGGAAGAATACCAGAAGGTGCTGGTCGAGAAGCAGCGCCTGTTCGAAGACAAGGAGCGGAACGCCCGCAAGACGCTCGACGACGAGTCGTCGAAGTACCTGCGGGACCTGTTCGTCGAAATCCAACAGTGCGTCCGGGCCATCGTGGAAGCCAACGGGTACGACCTGGTGATGGCGTACCCGGACGCGATCACGGAAGAAGAAAAAGCGTCCCCGTTGTACTACGACCTCAAGATGCGGCCGCCCGCGGCCATGCCGTTCCACGTGTCGCGCAGCGCGGACATGACCGACGTGCTCGTGGCCACGCTGAACAAGAACTTCCCGCCCCCGGGTCCGATCCCGACGATCGCGCCCCCGGTCACGGCGACCGGCGGCACTGCCCCAGCCCCAGCTCTCGGCGCCCCCGGCCAACCGGGACCGATGCGGTAA